One Spinacia oleracea cultivar Varoflay chromosome 4, BTI_SOV_V1, whole genome shotgun sequence DNA segment encodes these proteins:
- the LOC110798153 gene encoding SKP1-like protein 1A yields the protein MASSSSSSAESSKKVILKSSDNEEFSVDNNVAVQCQTIKLMIEDDCADNAIPLPNVTSAILTKVIEYCKKHADASNAAGGSASNAAGGSGGGGGGDELKKWDAEFVNVDQKTLFDLILAANYLDIKSLLDLTCQTVADMIKNKSPEEIREIFHIKNDYTPEEEAEVRKENQWAFE from the coding sequence ATGgcatcttcatcatcatcatccgcTGAATCATCCAAGAAGGTGATCTTGAAATCGTCCGACAACGAGGAATTCAGCGTCGACAACAATGTCGCAGTACAATGTCAGACAATCAAGCTCATGATCGAAGATGATTGCGCCGACAACGCGATCCCTCTGCCGAATGTGACGAGCGCGATCCTTACTAAAGTAATTGAATACTGTAAGAAGCATGCTGACGCTTCTAATGCTGCTGGTGGTAGTGCTTCTAATGCTGctggtggtagtggtggtggtggtggtggtgatgaaCTGAAGAAGTGGGATGCAGAGTTTGTTAATGTTGATCAGAAAACCCTGTTTGACCTGATATTGGCTGCTAACTATCTGGACATCAAAAGTCTGCTGGACTTAACCTGTCAAACTGTCGCCGATATGATAAAAAACAAGTCACCGGAGGAGATCAGGGAGATCTTCCATATCAAGAACGACTACACCCCGGAAGAGGAAGCGGAGGTTAGGAAGGAGAACCAGTGGGCCTTTGAATGA